Proteins found in one Acidimicrobiales bacterium genomic segment:
- a CDS encoding adenosine kinase, protein MSLVAPDLDVVALGSAIVDVIASTDDQTLAAYGLAKGTMALVDADRAQQLYAEMGPAVEVSGGSAANTVAGVASFGGAAGFIGKVRDDQLGEVFAHDIRSIGVHYDTPPATAGEPTARCLVLVTPDGERTMNTFLGAATGLHADDVDPAVIKRAKVTYLEGYLWDPPQAIDALRRAVAVAHEADRLVAFTLSDPFCVDRHRDEFLELIAGDVDVLFANEVEILSLFQVDDVKEALERARDVCQVTAVTRSEHGSVVVSGGDTVVVPAVPVERVVDTTGAGDLYAAGFLFGLARGESWQRCAELGSLAAAEVISHIGARPQVPLASLA, encoded by the coding sequence ATGTCGCTTGTCGCCCCTGACCTGGACGTCGTCGCGCTGGGCAGCGCCATCGTCGACGTCATCGCCTCCACCGACGACCAGACGCTGGCCGCATACGGCTTGGCCAAAGGCACGATGGCCCTCGTCGACGCCGACCGCGCCCAGCAGCTCTATGCCGAGATGGGCCCCGCCGTCGAGGTCTCGGGCGGCTCGGCCGCCAACACGGTGGCGGGCGTGGCGTCGTTCGGCGGCGCAGCGGGTTTCATCGGCAAGGTGCGCGACGACCAGCTCGGTGAGGTGTTCGCGCACGACATCCGCTCCATCGGCGTCCACTACGACACCCCGCCTGCGACGGCGGGCGAGCCCACGGCACGCTGTCTCGTGTTGGTGACGCCCGACGGCGAGCGCACCATGAACACGTTCTTGGGCGCCGCCACCGGCCTGCACGCGGACGACGTGGACCCCGCCGTAATCAAGCGGGCCAAGGTCACCTACCTGGAGGGCTACCTGTGGGACCCGCCCCAGGCGATCGACGCCTTGCGCCGCGCCGTGGCCGTGGCCCACGAGGCCGACCGCTTGGTGGCCTTCACCTTGTCGGACCCGTTCTGCGTCGACCGTCATCGGGACGAGTTCCTCGAGCTGATCGCCGGTGATGTCGACGTGTTGTTCGCCAACGAAGTCGAGATCCTCTCGCTGTTCCAGGTCGACGACGTGAAGGAAGCGCTGGAACGGGCGCGCGACGTGTGCCAGGTGACGGCGGTAACCCGCAGCGAGCACGGCTCTGTCGTGGTGTCAGGCGGCGACACCGTGGTGGTGCCCGCCGTGCCCGTGGAACGGGTGGTCGACACCACGGGCGCGGGCGACCTCTACGCCGCCGGGTTCCTCTTCGGATTGGCGCGGGGCGAGTCGTGGCAGCGGTGCGCCGAGTTGGGGAGCCTGGCTGCCGCCGAGGTCATCTCCCACATCGGCGCTCGTCCTCAGGTGCCGCTGGCGTCGCTGGCCTGA